In a single window of the Paramisgurnus dabryanus chromosome 23, PD_genome_1.1, whole genome shotgun sequence genome:
- the LOC141281471 gene encoding histone H4, with translation MSGRGKGGKGLGKGGAKRHRKVLRDNIQGITKPAIRRLARRGGVKRISGLIYEETRGVLKVFLENVIRDAVTYTEHAKRKTVTAMDVVYALKRQGRTLYGFGG, from the coding sequence ATGTCAGGAAGAGGCAAAGGCGGTAAAGGGCTCGGTAAAGGAGGCGCTAAGCGTCATCGCAAAGTTTTGCGTGATAACATCCAGGGAATCACCAAACCCGCCATCCGTCGTCTCGCTCGTCGTGGTGGTGTCAAGCGTATCTCCGGTCTGATCTATGAGGAGACTCGCGGTGTGCTGAAGGTGTTTTTGGAGAACGTTATTCGTGACGCCGTCACCTACACTGAACACGCCAAGAGAAAGACCGTCACCGCCATGGATGTCGTTTATGCTCTGAAACGACAGGGACGTACTCTGTACGGTTTCGGAGGTTAA